One genomic segment of Alicycliphilus denitrificans K601 includes these proteins:
- the trfA gene encoding plasmid replication initiator TrfA, with protein sequence MGASLRQKLRQTTGGNSPSATPRQRCQLKPIGLLESRGGSVSFAWKSTLRALYGADQFTQVDWAVRHALDGQPLAQWLHGFYASHAKPFPLKVETLHRLCGSEATLMSDYAKTLRKALDAVAGAGAAHGEGFSYAVRGDLVHVEKKGSDAQRLHLVKKAAKPRKLRS encoded by the coding sequence TTGGGGGCATCCCTCCGGCAGAAGCTGAGGCAAACTACTGGAGGCAACTCGCCGTCAGCGACACCTCGACAGAGGTGTCAACTTAAACCAATCGGCCTCCTTGAAAGCCGGGGCGGTTCAGTCAGCTTTGCGTGGAAATCAACACTGCGGGCTTTGTACGGGGCCGACCAGTTCACGCAGGTAGATTGGGCCGTGCGCCACGCACTGGACGGCCAGCCGCTGGCTCAATGGCTGCACGGCTTCTACGCCAGCCACGCCAAGCCGTTCCCGCTCAAAGTCGAAACGTTGCACCGCCTTTGCGGCAGCGAGGCCACCCTAATGAGCGACTATGCAAAGACGCTGCGCAAGGCACTGGACGCCGTTGCAGGAGCCGGCGCAGCCCACGGCGAGGGGTTCAGCTACGCAGTGCGCGGCGACTTGGTGCATGTCGAGAAGAAGGGCAGCGATGCGCAGCGACTGCACTTGGTCAAGAAGGCAGCCAAGCCCCGGAAACTTCGCAGCTAA
- a CDS encoding IS3 family transposase (programmed frameshift), which produces MNKSPKFSPEVRERAVRMVQEHRADYPSLWAAIESIAPKIGCVPQTLNDWVKKAEVDSGQRPGTTTADAQRIKELEREVKELRRANDILKTASAFFGAGGARPPIEVLKNYIDRHRDDYGVEPICRVLQMAPSCYWRHAARQRNPQLRSQRVQRDEGLKADIQRVWHANWQVYGADKVWLQMNREGIAVARCTVERLMRAMGLQGARRGKTVRTTTPDTSAPCPLDHVNRQFKASRPNELWVSDFTYVSTWQGWLYVAFVVDVYARRIVGWRVSRSMQTDFVLDALEQALYDRQPAAHALTHHSDRGSQYVSIRYTERLDQAGIQPSVGSRGDSYDNALAETINGLYKAELIHRRGPWKTRESVELATLQWVHWFNHVRLLTPIGGIPPAEAEANYWRQLAVSDTSTEVST; this is translated from the exons ATGAACAAGTCACCGAAGTTCTCCCCGGAAGTCCGCGAGCGCGCCGTTCGCATGGTGCAGGAGCACCGAGCCGACTACCCGTCGCTGTGGGCAGCCATTGAATCGATTGCGCCCAAGATTGGCTGCGTGCCGCAGACCTTGAATGACTGGGTCAAGAAGGCCGAGGTCGACAGCGGCCAGCGCCCCGGCACCACCACGGCAGACGCCCAGCGCATCAAGGAACTGGAGCGTGAGGTCAAAGAGCTGCGCCGGGCCAACGACATCCTGAAGACGGCCAGCGCGTTTTTCG GCGCAGGCGGAGCTCGACCGCCGATTGAAGTCTTGAAGAACTACATCGACCGCCACCGTGATGACTACGGGGTCGAGCCCATCTGCCGGGTGCTGCAGATGGCCCCGTCGTGTTACTGGCGCCACGCAGCCCGGCAACGCAACCCGCAACTGCGCAGTCAACGCGTCCAGCGTGACGAGGGTTTGAAAGCCGACATCCAGCGCGTGTGGCACGCCAACTGGCAGGTCTACGGGGCCGATAAGGTCTGGCTGCAGATGAACCGCGAGGGCATCGCAGTGGCGCGCTGCACGGTCGAGCGCCTGATGCGTGCCATGGGCTTGCAAGGAGCACGCCGTGGCAAGACAGTGCGCACCACCACGCCGGACACATCGGCACCGTGCCCGCTGGACCACGTCAACCGGCAATTCAAGGCCAGCCGGCCCAACGAGCTGTGGGTGTCGGACTTCACCTACGTCTCCACCTGGCAGGGCTGGTTGTACGTGGCCTTCGTGGTGGACGTGTACGCCCGGCGCATCGTGGGCTGGCGGGTCAGCCGCAGCATGCAAACGGACTTCGTGCTGGATGCGCTGGAGCAGGCGCTGTATGACCGCCAGCCAGCAGCCCATGCCTTGACGCACCATTCCGACAGGGGCAGTCAATACGTTTCCATACGCTACACCGAACGCTTGGACCAGGCGGGTATCCAGCCATCAGTGGGCAGCCGGGGTGACAGCTACGACAACGCACTGGCCGAGACCATCAACGGGCTGTACAAGGCCGAGCTGATTCACCGCCGGGGACCCTGGAAGACCAGGGAATCCGTGGAGCTGGCCACCCTGCAGTGGGTGCACTGGTTCAATCACGTCCGACTGCTCACGCCGATTGGGGGCATCCCTCCGGCAGAAGCTGAGGCAAACTACTGGAGGCAACTCGCCGTCAGCGACACCTCGACAGAGGTGTCAACTTAA
- a CDS encoding polyprenyl synthetase family protein: MAANSPSTAATLALIADDMREVDKVIAARLQSSVPLVGSVAQYIISAGGKRLRPALLLLTCGALEYKGEQRFNLAAVVEFIHTATLLHDDVVDESTLRRGRPTANEAFGNPASVLVGDFLHTRSFQMMVEAGSMRILQVLADATNVIAEGEVQQLMNTHDASLDEAGYLHVIRSKTAKLFEASARLAAILAGSTPDIEQACADYGQALGTAFQVIDDVLDYDGDAQEMGKNLGDDLREGKVTLPLIIAMQRGSQAQRELLRNVIETGSADELQPVIAIIRETGALTATRDAAAAQARLAMDAAAKLPANPYTKGLLQLAAQLLERRT; the protein is encoded by the coding sequence TTGGCCGCCAACTCCCCCAGCACCGCCGCCACCCTCGCCCTGATTGCCGACGACATGCGGGAGGTGGACAAGGTCATTGCAGCGCGGCTGCAATCATCCGTCCCGCTTGTGGGCAGCGTGGCCCAGTACATCATCTCGGCGGGTGGCAAGCGCCTGCGCCCGGCACTATTGCTGCTGACCTGCGGCGCGCTCGAATACAAGGGGGAGCAGCGATTCAACCTCGCGGCGGTAGTGGAATTCATCCATACGGCCACCCTGCTGCACGACGACGTGGTGGATGAATCCACCCTGCGCCGCGGCCGGCCCACCGCCAACGAAGCCTTTGGCAACCCAGCGAGCGTGCTGGTGGGCGACTTCCTGCACACACGCTCCTTCCAGATGATGGTGGAGGCAGGCAGCATGCGTATCCTGCAAGTGCTGGCCGACGCGACCAACGTGATCGCCGAAGGGGAAGTCCAGCAGCTCATGAACACCCATGACGCATCCCTGGACGAAGCTGGCTACCTCCACGTCATCCGCTCCAAGACCGCCAAGCTGTTCGAGGCCAGCGCCCGGCTCGCCGCCATCCTGGCCGGCAGCACGCCCGACATCGAGCAGGCCTGCGCCGACTACGGCCAGGCACTGGGCACTGCCTTCCAGGTCATCGACGATGTGCTTGACTACGATGGCGACGCGCAGGAGATGGGTAAGAACCTCGGCGACGATCTGCGCGAGGGCAAGGTCACGCTCCCCCTCATCATCGCCATGCAGCGCGGCAGCCAGGCGCAGCGCGAGTTGCTGCGCAACGTCATCGAAACGGGCAGCGCCGACGAACTCCAGCCCGTCATCGCCATCATCCGCGAGACAGGAGCCCTGACCGCCACCCGCGACGCGGCCGCCGCCCAGGCCCGGCTGGCGATGGATGCCGCCGCCAAGCTTCCCGCCAATCCATACACCAAAGGTTTGCTACAATTAGCGGCTCAGCTACTTGAACGCCGGACTTGA
- the rplU gene encoding 50S ribosomal protein L21, protein MYAVIKTGGKQYRVAAGEKIKVEQIAAEVGQEIVIDQVLAVGNGAELKVGTPLVSGATVKATVVAHGKHDKVRIFKLRRRKHYQKRQGHRQQFTELQIQAIAA, encoded by the coding sequence ATGTACGCGGTCATAAAAACCGGCGGCAAGCAGTATCGCGTTGCCGCTGGCGAAAAAATCAAGGTAGAACAGATTGCTGCGGAAGTAGGCCAGGAGATCGTGATCGACCAGGTTCTGGCAGTCGGCAACGGCGCTGAACTCAAGGTCGGCACGCCCCTGGTGTCCGGCGCAACGGTGAAGGCTACGGTCGTGGCCCACGGCAAGCACGACAAGGTGCGCATCTTCAAGCTGCGTCGTCGCAAGCATTATCAGAAACGTCAAGGCCATCGCCAGCAGTTCACCGAGCTGCAGATCCAGGCGATCGCCGCTTAA
- the rpmA gene encoding 50S ribosomal protein L27, giving the protein MAQKKGGGSTRNGRDSKPKMLGVKAYGGELISAGSIIVRQRGTRIHPGVNVGVGKDHTLFALVDGHVSFGTKGALSKHTVSVTPA; this is encoded by the coding sequence ATGGCACAGAAAAAAGGCGGCGGCTCTACGCGAAACGGGCGCGATTCCAAGCCCAAGATGCTGGGCGTAAAGGCTTACGGTGGTGAGCTGATCAGCGCAGGCTCCATCATCGTGCGCCAGCGCGGCACGCGCATCCACCCCGGCGTGAACGTCGGCGTGGGCAAGGACCATACGCTATTCGCCCTGGTGGATGGCCATGTGTCCTTCGGCACGAAGGGCGCATTGTCCAAGCATACGGTCAGCGTGACGCCGGCCTGA
- the cgtA gene encoding Obg family GTPase CgtA, which translates to MKFVDEAFIDVAAGDGGNGCVSFRHEKYKEFGGPNGGDGGRGGHVFAVADPNLNTLVDFRYSRRHEAKRGEHGMGSDMFGAAGSDITLKMPVGTIISDANTGELLYELLTPGEVVTIAKGGDGGFGNLRFKSAINRAPRQKTPGWPGERKSLKLELKVLADVGLLGMPNAGKSTFIAAVSNARPKIADYPFTTLHPNLGVVRVGPEQSFVVADIPGLIEGASEGAGLGHQFLRHLQRTRLLLHVVDMAPFDESVDPVAQAKAIVVELKKYDTQLYEKPRWLVLNKLDMVPAEERAARVKDFVKRFKWKGPVFEISALTREGCEPLVKAIYQHVRAQQQAAQAPAEVDPRFAEGNPPA; encoded by the coding sequence ATGAAGTTTGTCGACGAAGCCTTTATCGACGTTGCCGCAGGTGACGGCGGCAACGGCTGTGTCTCGTTCAGGCACGAGAAGTACAAGGAGTTCGGGGGGCCCAATGGCGGCGACGGCGGGCGTGGCGGCCACGTGTTTGCGGTGGCCGACCCCAATCTCAACACCCTGGTCGACTTCCGCTATTCACGCCGGCACGAGGCCAAGCGCGGCGAGCATGGCATGGGCTCCGACATGTTCGGCGCGGCAGGCAGCGACATCACGCTCAAGATGCCCGTGGGCACCATCATCAGCGACGCGAATACCGGTGAGCTGCTGTACGAGCTGCTCACGCCGGGCGAGGTGGTCACGATCGCCAAGGGCGGGGACGGTGGCTTCGGCAACCTGCGCTTCAAGAGCGCCATCAACCGCGCGCCGCGCCAGAAGACGCCGGGCTGGCCCGGGGAGCGCAAGAGCCTGAAGCTGGAGCTCAAGGTGCTGGCGGACGTGGGGCTGCTGGGCATGCCCAATGCCGGCAAGTCCACCTTCATCGCCGCGGTTTCCAACGCGCGCCCGAAAATTGCCGACTATCCGTTCACCACGCTGCACCCCAACCTGGGCGTGGTGCGCGTGGGGCCGGAGCAGAGCTTCGTGGTGGCCGACATCCCCGGCCTGATCGAGGGCGCATCCGAGGGCGCGGGCCTGGGCCACCAGTTCCTGCGTCACCTGCAGCGCACGCGGCTGCTGCTGCACGTGGTGGACATGGCGCCGTTCGACGAATCCGTCGATCCCGTGGCGCAGGCCAAGGCCATCGTGGTCGAGCTCAAGAAATACGATACCCAGCTGTACGAGAAGCCGCGCTGGCTGGTGCTCAACAAGCTGGACATGGTGCCCGCCGAGGAGCGGGCCGCGCGCGTCAAGGACTTCGTGAAGCGCTTCAAGTGGAAGGGGCCGGTGTTCGAGATCTCCGCGCTGACGCGCGAGGGCTGCGAGCCGCTCGTCAAGGCCATCTACCAGCATGTGCGTGCCCAGCAACAGGCGGCACAGGCGCCGGCCGAGGTGGACCCGCGCTTCGCGGAGGGCAATCCGCCGGCTTGA
- the proB gene encoding glutamate 5-kinase, whose protein sequence is MVSSVLRDARRIVVKVGSSLVTNEGRGLDEVAIGEWSRQLAALVRGEGGEPREVIMVSSGAIAEGMKRLGWSARPSEIHELQAAAAVGQMGLAQMYETKLREQAMRSAQVLLTHADLADRERYLNARSTLLTLLRLGVVPVINENDTVVTDEIKFGDNDTLGALVANLVEADVLVILTDQKGLYTADPRRDPGAQFVHEAQAGDPALEVMAGGAGSSIGKGGMITKIVAARRAAGSGASTVIAWGREPDVLLRLAQGEPIGTLLVAQTQKKQARKQWMVDHLQLRGSVTVDAGAAAKLRDEGKSLLPIGMVAVEGDFVRGDVIAVRDAGGTEIARGLANYASAEARLLCRRPSSEFERLLGYAAEPEMVHRDNMVVSGN, encoded by the coding sequence ATGGTTTCCAGTGTCTTGCGCGACGCGCGTCGCATCGTTGTCAAAGTGGGGTCCAGCCTAGTCACCAATGAGGGGCGGGGCCTGGACGAGGTCGCCATCGGGGAGTGGAGCCGGCAGCTCGCGGCCCTGGTGCGCGGCGAGGGCGGCGAGCCGCGCGAGGTCATCATGGTCTCTAGCGGCGCCATCGCCGAGGGCATGAAGCGGCTGGGCTGGTCCGCCCGCCCCAGCGAGATCCACGAGCTGCAGGCCGCTGCCGCCGTGGGGCAGATGGGTCTGGCGCAGATGTACGAGACCAAGCTGCGCGAGCAGGCCATGCGCAGCGCGCAGGTGCTGCTCACGCACGCCGACCTGGCCGACCGCGAGCGCTACCTCAACGCCCGCTCCACTCTGCTGACCCTGCTGCGCCTGGGCGTGGTGCCGGTGATCAACGAAAACGACACCGTGGTCACGGACGAGATCAAGTTCGGCGACAACGACACCCTGGGCGCCCTGGTGGCCAACCTGGTGGAGGCGGACGTCCTCGTCATCCTGACCGACCAGAAGGGGCTGTACACGGCCGACCCGCGCCGCGACCCTGGGGCCCAATTCGTGCACGAGGCGCAGGCGGGAGACCCGGCGCTGGAGGTGATGGCCGGCGGCGCGGGTTCGAGCATCGGCAAGGGCGGCATGATCACCAAGATCGTGGCGGCGAGGCGGGCGGCGGGCTCGGGCGCATCCACCGTGATCGCCTGGGGGCGCGAGCCCGACGTGCTGCTGCGCCTGGCGCAGGGCGAACCCATCGGCACGCTGCTCGTTGCGCAGACGCAGAAGAAGCAGGCGCGCAAGCAGTGGATGGTGGACCACCTGCAGCTGCGCGGATCGGTGACCGTGGATGCGGGCGCGGCTGCCAAGCTGCGCGATGAAGGCAAGAGCCTACTGCCCATCGGCATGGTCGCGGTCGAGGGGGATTTCGTGCGTGGCGACGTGATCGCCGTGCGCGACGCTGGCGGCACGGAGATCGCCCGCGGCCTGGCCAATTACGCGAGCGCCGAGGCGCGCCTGCTGTGCCGCAGGCCCTCGTCCGAATTCGAGCGCCTGCTGGGCTATGCGGCTGAGCCGGAGATGGTGCACCGGGACAACATGGTGGTGTCCGGCAACTGA
- a CDS encoding RNA pyrophosphohydrolase translates to MLDRDGFRPNVGIILLNQRNQVFWGKRIRTHSWQFPQGGIDRGENPEQAMFRELHEEVGLQPNQVRVIARTRDWLRYEVPDRYIRRDARGHYRGQKQIWYLLQLLGHDWDLNLRATDHPEFDAWRWNDYWVPLDVVVEFKRGVYEMALTELARFLPRYDQRNRYLRSGMRARDPEGGGQAPMQRAGSLLVKPGMELPPGASFDPDPQGGMPAPLADAPHGSPRK, encoded by the coding sequence ATGCTCGACCGGGACGGCTTCCGCCCAAACGTCGGCATCATCCTGCTCAACCAAAGAAACCAGGTATTCTGGGGCAAGCGCATACGCACCCACAGCTGGCAGTTCCCTCAAGGCGGCATAGACCGCGGAGAAAACCCGGAGCAGGCCATGTTCCGGGAACTGCACGAGGAGGTGGGCCTGCAGCCCAACCAGGTACGTGTGATTGCCCGCACCCGGGACTGGTTGCGCTACGAGGTGCCTGACCGGTACATCCGCCGCGATGCGCGCGGCCACTATCGCGGACAGAAACAGATCTGGTACCTGCTGCAACTGCTGGGCCACGACTGGGACCTGAACCTGCGCGCCACCGACCACCCCGAGTTCGACGCCTGGCGCTGGAACGACTACTGGGTGCCGCTGGACGTGGTGGTCGAGTTCAAGCGCGGCGTCTACGAAATGGCGCTCACCGAGCTGGCGCGCTTCCTGCCGCGCTACGACCAGCGCAACCGCTACCTGCGCAGCGGCATGCGCGCGCGCGATCCCGAAGGCGGCGGGCAGGCGCCCATGCAGCGCGCCGGCTCCCTGCTGGTCAAGCCCGGAATGGAGCTGCCGCCCGGGGCCAGTTTCGACCCCGACCCGCAAGGCGGCATGCCGGCGCCGCTGGCGGACGCCCCGCACGGCTCGCCACGCAAGTAG
- a CDS encoding proline--tRNA ligase: protein MKASQFFISTLKEAPADAEVVSHKLMMRAGLIKKLGAGIYSYMPMGLRVIRKVEAIVREEMNRAGAVECTMPVVQPAELWQETGRFEKMGPELLRIQDRHGRDFVIQPTSEEVVTDIARQELRSYKQLPRNLYQIQTKFRDERRPRFGLMRGREFIMKDAYSFDRDQAGAKASYQAMAQAYRRIFDRFGLRYRAVAADSGAIGGDLSEEFQVIAATGEDAIVYCPASDYAANMEKAEALAPAGPRPAAAAPMTRTPTPGKATCAEVAELLGVPLQTTVKSLVLATDETNEAGEIVKSQVWLLLLRGDHDMNEIKVSKVPGLDKGFRFATVTEIEAHFGAKPGYLGPIGLRKPVQVVADREVALMADWICGANEEDFHITGVNWGRDLPEPDAVADLRNVVAGDPSPDGKGVLAIERGIEVGHVFYLSTKYSKAMNATFLGEDGKPAFFEMGCYGIGITRLPAAAIEQNHDERGIIWPDAIAPFTVVICPIGMDRSEEVRAVAEKLHGELLASGIDVILDDRGERPGAMFADWELIGVPHRITIGDKGLKEGQVEYLHRRDAGATKVGVAEILAHVKERVAA, encoded by the coding sequence ATGAAAGCTTCCCAATTCTTCATTTCCACCCTGAAAGAGGCTCCGGCCGATGCCGAGGTCGTCAGCCACAAGCTCATGATGCGGGCCGGCCTCATCAAGAAGCTGGGGGCAGGCATCTACAGCTACATGCCCATGGGTCTGCGCGTCATCCGCAAGGTGGAGGCGATCGTGCGCGAGGAGATGAACCGCGCGGGCGCCGTGGAATGCACCATGCCCGTGGTGCAGCCCGCCGAGCTGTGGCAGGAGACGGGGCGCTTCGAGAAGATGGGCCCCGAGCTGCTGCGCATCCAGGACCGCCATGGGCGCGACTTCGTGATCCAGCCGACGAGCGAGGAAGTGGTCACTGACATCGCGCGCCAGGAGCTGCGCAGCTACAAGCAGCTGCCCAGGAACCTCTACCAGATCCAGACCAAGTTCCGCGACGAGCGCCGCCCGCGCTTTGGACTGATGCGCGGGCGCGAATTCATCATGAAGGACGCCTACAGTTTCGACCGCGACCAGGCGGGCGCCAAGGCCAGCTACCAGGCGATGGCCCAGGCCTACCGGCGCATCTTCGACCGCTTCGGCCTGCGTTACCGCGCGGTGGCGGCCGATTCGGGCGCCATCGGCGGCGACCTGAGCGAGGAGTTCCAGGTGATCGCAGCCACGGGCGAGGACGCCATCGTCTACTGCCCCGCGAGCGATTACGCGGCCAACATGGAAAAGGCCGAGGCCCTGGCGCCCGCCGGCCCGCGTCCCGCCGCGGCTGCGCCCATGACCAGGACGCCGACGCCGGGCAAGGCCACCTGCGCCGAGGTGGCCGAGCTGCTGGGCGTGCCGCTCCAGACCACCGTGAAGTCGCTGGTGCTGGCCACCGACGAGACGAACGAGGCCGGCGAGATCGTCAAGAGCCAGGTCTGGCTGCTGCTGCTGCGTGGCGACCATGACATGAACGAGATCAAGGTCTCCAAGGTGCCGGGGCTGGACAAGGGCTTCCGCTTCGCCACCGTGACCGAGATCGAGGCGCACTTCGGCGCCAAGCCCGGCTATCTCGGCCCCATCGGCTTGCGCAAGCCGGTCCAGGTCGTCGCCGACCGCGAGGTAGCGCTGATGGCCGACTGGATCTGTGGCGCCAACGAGGAAGACTTCCACATCACCGGCGTGAACTGGGGTCGCGACCTGCCCGAGCCCGACGCCGTGGCCGACCTGCGCAACGTGGTCGCGGGCGATCCCTCGCCCGACGGCAAGGGGGTGCTGGCCATCGAGCGCGGCATCGAGGTGGGCCACGTGTTCTACCTGAGCACCAAGTATTCCAAGGCCATGAACGCCACCTTCCTGGGCGAGGACGGCAAGCCGGCCTTCTTCGAGATGGGCTGCTACGGCATCGGTATCACGCGTCTGCCGGCGGCGGCCATCGAGCAGAACCACGACGAGCGCGGCATCATCTGGCCCGACGCGATCGCGCCGTTCACCGTGGTGATCTGCCCCATCGGCATGGACCGCAGCGAGGAGGTGAGGGCGGTGGCCGAGAAGCTGCATGGCGAGCTGCTGGCCAGCGGGATCGATGTGATCCTGGATGACCGCGGGGAGCGCCCGGGCGCCATGTTCGCCGACTGGGAGCTGATCGGCGTGCCGCACCGCATCACCATCGGCGACAAGGGCCTCAAGGAAGGCCAGGTGGAATACCTGCACCGCCGCGACGCCGGCGCCACCAAGGTGGGTGTGGCGGAGATCCTCGCTCACGTGAAGGAGCGCGTGGCGGCATGA
- a CDS encoding lytic transglycosylase domain-containing protein, with protein sequence MTAGVRRRACLAALAGGPAAWLGLPAAAHAGGQLEEPLVDSVRTALSSAVADLAPPEPLFVTTEARLVYLRWLGAMSDRLRRSKPDWEVRRDFLQTVWYESKRAGLDVSLVLGLIQVESAFRKFAVSPVGARGYMQVMPFWSRTIGDGDAGKLFHMQTNLRFGCVILRHYLDRERGDLYMALGRYNGSRGKAPYPNAVFAAQRRWLFQDRSAEA encoded by the coding sequence ATGACGGCCGGCGTGCGACGCCGCGCATGTCTGGCGGCCCTGGCCGGTGGCCCGGCCGCGTGGCTGGGCCTGCCGGCCGCGGCGCACGCGGGGGGACAGCTCGAGGAGCCGCTCGTCGATTCCGTGCGCACGGCGCTCAGTTCCGCCGTGGCCGATCTCGCGCCGCCCGAGCCGCTGTTCGTGACCACCGAGGCGCGGCTCGTCTACCTGCGCTGGCTGGGCGCCATGAGCGACCGCCTGCGCCGCAGCAAGCCGGACTGGGAGGTGCGCCGCGATTTCCTGCAGACCGTCTGGTACGAGTCCAAGCGCGCGGGGCTCGACGTGTCGCTCGTGCTTGGGCTGATCCAGGTGGAGAGCGCGTTCCGCAAGTTTGCCGTTTCGCCCGTGGGCGCCCGCGGCTACATGCAGGTGATGCCGTTCTGGTCGCGCACCATCGGCGACGGCGACGCGGGCAAGCTGTTCCACATGCAGACCAACCTGCGCTTCGGCTGCGTCATCCTGCGCCACTACCTGGACCGCGAGCGTGGTGACCTGTACATGGCGCTGGGCCGCTACAACGGCAGCCGCGGCAAGGCGCCCTATCCGAACGCGGTGTTCGCGGCGCAGCGCCGCTGGCTGTTTCAGGACCGTTCCGCTGAGGCCTGA
- a CDS encoding hemolysin family protein, whose amino-acid sequence MTLTESLFIIGLLIAASAFFSVAEISLAASRRLRLRQMADEGDARAARVLHVQEQPGDYFTVVQVGLNAVAILGGIVGEGTLSPYFGALFGLWLPEGRAQALGFLASFLAVTSLFILFADLCPKRLGMANPERLAVRVIGPMQLCMTLFKPVIWLYSRTADMLLALSGLPVQRDERVTSDDILAMMEAGARAGVLAAQEQQVIANVFELDSRSVTSAMTLRERIAFFRRDDPDELIRARIAAEPFSTYPVCDGDIDHVVGYVDAKDLFQRALKNQPISLAEEGLVRKVLIVPDRLSLAEVLAHFRQVHEDFAVIVNEYSRVVGVVTLNDVMSTVMGDLVGPADEEQIVRRDENSWLIDGTTPIEDVLHALGIDELPHAGDYETLAGFLMVMLRRVPRRTDSVSVGGYLFEVLDVDSYRIDQVMVSRLGRAAQAGEEAQASAERS is encoded by the coding sequence ATGACCCTGACCGAAAGCCTCTTCATCATTGGCCTGCTGATCGCGGCCAGCGCGTTTTTCTCGGTGGCGGAGATCTCCCTGGCGGCCTCGCGGCGCCTGCGCCTGCGCCAGATGGCCGACGAGGGCGACGCCCGCGCCGCGCGCGTGCTGCACGTGCAGGAGCAGCCGGGCGACTACTTCACGGTCGTGCAGGTAGGGCTCAACGCCGTCGCCATCCTGGGCGGCATCGTGGGCGAGGGCACTTTGAGCCCCTATTTCGGCGCCCTCTTCGGCCTGTGGTTGCCCGAGGGCCGGGCGCAGGCGCTGGGCTTCCTGGCGTCGTTCCTGGCGGTCACGTCGCTCTTCATCCTGTTCGCCGACCTGTGCCCCAAGCGCCTGGGCATGGCCAATCCCGAGCGGCTCGCGGTGCGCGTGATCGGGCCCATGCAGCTGTGCATGACGCTGTTCAAGCCCGTCATCTGGCTCTACAGCCGCACGGCCGACATGCTGCTGGCCCTGTCGGGCCTGCCCGTGCAGCGCGACGAGCGCGTCACCTCCGACGACATCCTGGCGATGATGGAGGCCGGCGCGCGCGCCGGCGTGCTGGCGGCGCAGGAGCAGCAGGTGATCGCCAACGTGTTCGAGCTCGACTCGCGCAGCGTGACCTCGGCCATGACGCTGCGCGAGCGCATCGCCTTCTTCCGGCGCGACGACCCCGACGAGCTGATCCGCGCGCGCATCGCCGCCGAGCCGTTTTCCACCTACCCCGTGTGCGACGGCGACATCGACCACGTGGTGGGCTACGTGGACGCCAAGGACCTGTTCCAGCGCGCGCTCAAGAACCAGCCGATCTCGCTGGCCGAAGAAGGGCTGGTGCGCAAGGTGCTCATCGTGCCCGACCGCCTGTCCCTGGCCGAGGTGCTCGCGCATTTCCGCCAGGTGCACGAGGACTTCGCGGTCATCGTCAACGAATACAGCCGGGTGGTGGGCGTGGTTACCCTGAACGACGTGATGAGCACCGTGATGGGCGACCTGGTGGGCCCCGCGGACGAGGAGCAGATCGTGCGCCGCGACGAGAACTCCTGGCTCATCGACGGCACGACGCCCATCGAGGACGTGCTGCACGCGCTCGGCATCGACGAGCTGCCCCATGCCGGGGACTACGAGACGCTGGCGGGCTTCCTCATGGTGATGCTGCGCCGCGTGCCGCGCCGCACCGACAGCGTGAGCGTGGGCGGCTACCTGTTCGAGGTGCTGGACGTGGACAGCTACCGCATCGACCAGGTCATGGTCTCGCGGCTCGGCCGCGCCGCGCAGGCCGGCGAAGAAGCTCAGGCCTCAGCGGAACGGTCCTGA